One Spinacia oleracea cultivar Varoflay chromosome 4, BTI_SOV_V1, whole genome shotgun sequence DNA segment encodes these proteins:
- the LOC130459705 gene encoding uncharacterized protein: MVDLTEAHIEVPEAEKEVPSAEEEQPEQGLTRKRRHSTLGSTSTSALDRLIHADPCSDVPLKRIPEEVREAMARYARAPVLGENPMAHVGSLVGPEAARENLLRANPQWRVPGAEERNPAMMAQYYLNEAVFWSSFASECSSVEERQLRRYQEAYARDIPVLDQKAGQLFAELVEVKQLYLQYSREARESAERIGAETLRAFLSVDLLKTF; the protein is encoded by the exons atggtggatctcaccgaagctcacatagaggttcccgaagctgagaaggaggtcccttctgctgaggaggagcaacccgagcagggtctgacgaggaagaggcgccactcgaccttgggctctacttcgacctcggccctggatagactgatccacgctgacccttgctcggatgttccgctgaaacggatccccgaggaggtaagggaggcgatggctcgctatgctagagctccggttttgggggagaaccccatggctcacgtgggatctttggtgggtcccgaagctgcacgggagaatcttcttcgggccaacccgcagtggagggttcctggagctgaggagaggaacccagctatgatggcccaatattatctgaatgag gctgttttctggtcctcgttcgcttccgagtgtagctcggttgaggagaggcaactgaggaggtatcaggaggcttatgctcgtgatatccctgtcttggaccagaaggctgggcagctcttcGCCGAGCTGGTGGAGGTCAAgcaactgtaccttcagtacagtcgtgaggctagggaGTCGGCTGAGCGgatcggggccgaa ACTCTTCGAGCTtttctttctgtagacttgctgaaaaccttttga
- the LOC110796631 gene encoding uncharacterized protein has product MSTLTTTTTTTINTTTTKVSTPVPPFRAALGHYRCRKSFLSTNRIHINRRAIPLPRVINDQSKTEVEKAEADKIVDGMEFEELCNEFECKSSPSVESTARQLVRDILELREGNRALGTFAVSVKYKDPIRSFTGREKYKRPLWITDALDNPRVTVQEMTMLSTSVLIIKWTLKGKPKSILATISGDLIVKVNSKFTLNQISGQVIEHEESWDLSASSPVAQAYFGASRRLFAAKETGKDVVDSVKKLGGKISTPKENIEIYPDPSGDPMKFFQRDDSEQRDLYQIALFLALVYFVVQYLRTTL; this is encoded by the exons ATGAGCACCttaacaacaacaaccaccaccaccatcaataCAACCACAACCAAAGTCTCGACACCCGTACCGCCTTTTCGTGCCGCCCTCGGCCACTACCGATGTCGGAAAAGTTTTCTCTCGACCAATCGTATCCATATCAATCGTCGCGCTATTCCTCTACCACGTG ttataaatgatcaaagtaaGACAGAGGTTGAAAAGGCAGAGGCAGATAAAATAGTGGATGGGATGGAATTTGAGGAGCTATGCAATGAGTTTGAGTGCAAAAGTAGTCCATCTGTTGAATCCACTGCTAGACAACTTGTACGTGATATCTTAGAGCTTAGGGAAGGTAACCGTGCACTTGGTACTTTTGCCGTTTCTGTCAAATACAAG GATCCAATTAGAAGCTTCACAGGACGAGAAAAGTACAAAAGACCACTTTGGATAACTGATGCACTTGATAATCCTAGAGTG ACAGTGCAAGAGATGACGATGTTGTCAACAAGTGTGCTTATCATCAAATGGACACTTAAAGGGAAGCCAAAGTCAATATTAGCTACCATAAGTGGAGATTTGATTGTTAAGGTGAATTCTAAGTTCACCTTAAACCAGATTAGTGGCCAAGTAATCGAGCACGAGGAGTCGTGGGATTTATCTGCATCATCACCGGTAGCTCAAGCATACTTCGGGGCGTCACGCCGCCTCTTCGCAGCGAAAGAAACCGGCAAAGATGTGGTGGATTCTGTGAAGAAACTTGGTGGCAAGATTTCTACCCCAAAGGAAAACATTGAGATATATCCTGACCCTTCCGGCGATCCAATGAAG TTCTTTCAAAGAGACGACTCCGAACAAAGGGACTTGTACCAGATTGCGTTATTCCTCGCACTTGTTTACTTCGTTGTACAATACTTGAGAACGACTTTGTAA
- the LOC130472510 gene encoding tyrosine-protein phosphatase DSP3-like isoform X2, translating to MAYFQYRMSVILWEKQQKKEKKKKEEEGGKHGGERKEEDDVLIPPTNFSMVEDGLYRSGFPDSSNFGFLETLNLKSIIYLCTEPYPEEPY from the exons aTGGCATACTTCCAATACAG AATGAGCGTGATATTGTGGGAAAAGCAGCAGAAaaaggagaagaaaaagaaggaagaagaaggcGGCAAacatggaggagagagaaaggaggaaGACGATGTTCTAATTCCTCCTACCAATTTTTCAATGGTGGAAGATGGGCTTTACAGATCTGGGTTTCCTGATTCTTCCAATTTCGGCTTTCTCGAAACCCTAAATCTCAAGTCTATCAT ATATTTGTGCACTGAGCCATACCCAGAAGAGCCATACTAA
- the LOC130472510 gene encoding tyrosine-protein phosphatase DSP3-like isoform X1: protein MAYFQYRRMSVILWEKQQKKEKKKKEEEGGKHGGERKEEDDVLIPPTNFSMVEDGLYRSGFPDSSNFGFLETLNLKSIIYLCTEPYPEEPY, encoded by the exons aTGGCATACTTCCAATACAG AAGAATGAGCGTGATATTGTGGGAAAAGCAGCAGAAaaaggagaagaaaaagaaggaagaagaaggcGGCAAacatggaggagagagaaaggaggaaGACGATGTTCTAATTCCTCCTACCAATTTTTCAATGGTGGAAGATGGGCTTTACAGATCTGGGTTTCCTGATTCTTCCAATTTCGGCTTTCTCGAAACCCTAAATCTCAAGTCTATCAT ATATTTGTGCACTGAGCCATACCCAGAAGAGCCATACTAA